A genomic segment from Vagococcus zengguangii encodes:
- a CDS encoding GNAT family N-acetyltransferase, which yields MMIREAMKCDGLALNEINEFALGYPCELELTNRLLSKVLMHPDHVLLVFELDQQVVGYVHAERYLTLYEEELYNLLGVAVHPDYQGQGIGGALLRAIENCAKDQGVAGVRLNSGSQRVKAHRFYENMGYDGNKLQKRFVKWFED from the coding sequence ATGATGATTCGAGAGGCTATGAAGTGTGATGGGCTAGCGCTTAATGAAATCAATGAGTTTGCTTTAGGTTATCCATGTGAATTAGAATTAACCAATCGTTTATTGTCAAAAGTGCTGATGCATCCTGACCATGTGTTACTAGTGTTTGAATTAGATCAACAAGTAGTGGGTTATGTTCATGCAGAACGATATTTAACGTTATATGAAGAGGAACTCTATAATTTGTTGGGAGTGGCAGTTCACCCGGATTATCAAGGACAAGGCATTGGAGGCGCACTATTAAGAGCTATTGAAAACTGTGCTAAAGACCAAGGTGTGGCTGGCGTTCGTTTGAATTCAGGGAGTCAACGTGTAAAGGCCCATCGCTTTTATGAAAATATGGGATATGATGGCAATAAATTACAAAAACGTTTTGTTAAATGGTTTGAGGATTAA
- a CDS encoding xanthine phosphoribosyltransferase, whose translation MEALVNKIKQDGRVLNQGVLKVDSFLTHQVDPLLMAQIGESFGEFFKEAGITKIVTVETSGIAPSIFAAKELDVPLIVARKSKSVTMDEELLTAPVYSFTKQETNQVSISKKFITDEDHILIIDDFLANGQAAKGLIELCEQAGATVAAVGIVIEKSFQEGRQLLEEMGVQVVSLARVASLEDNSVTFLEGDA comes from the coding sequence ATGGAAGCATTAGTTAACAAAATTAAACAAGATGGACGCGTATTAAATCAAGGAGTGTTAAAGGTCGATAGTTTCTTAACGCACCAAGTAGATCCGTTATTGATGGCACAAATTGGCGAAAGTTTTGGTGAGTTCTTTAAAGAAGCAGGGATTACTAAAATTGTAACGGTGGAAACGTCAGGGATTGCACCTTCTATTTTTGCGGCTAAAGAATTAGATGTACCGTTAATTGTTGCCCGTAAATCAAAGAGTGTGACGATGGATGAGGAGTTATTAACAGCTCCTGTGTATTCATTTACTAAACAAGAAACGAATCAAGTTTCTATTTCTAAAAAATTTATTACTGATGAGGATCACATTTTAATTATTGATGACTTCTTAGCAAATGGACAAGCGGCCAAAGGCTTAATTGAATTGTGCGAACAAGCTGGAGCTACTGTTGCGGCGGTTGGGATCGTAATTGAAAAATCATTCCAAGAAGGTCGTCAATTGTTAGAAGAGATGGGCGTGCAAGTAGTATCTTTAGCGCGTGTTGCTTCGTTAGAAGATAATTCAGTCACATTTTTAGAAGGAGACGCTTAA
- a CDS encoding AAA family ATPase: MSFIKRVRMKTSDKFEVEYYHELPVIKWFKQNEGLVLSDKLTIISGENGQGKSTFIEALAVAMGMNAEGGSQQFNFATKATHSQLSEQLVVHKTGRLPRLKYFLRAESYYNLASEIEKLAVGGYGDKSLHQQSHGEGVMALIEHRFEAQGLYFFDEPEAGLSPARQMTLLRVFDELLKEGSQLVVATHSPILLAHPEALIYQFGEEGISEVGYRETSCFDDMRVFIENPERMVHYLLED; this comes from the coding sequence ATGTCATTTATTAAGCGAGTGAGGATGAAAACCTCTGACAAATTTGAAGTGGAATACTATCATGAATTACCCGTTATTAAGTGGTTTAAACAAAATGAAGGGCTGGTTTTATCAGATAAGTTGACCATTATTTCTGGTGAGAATGGGCAAGGGAAGTCAACGTTTATTGAGGCGTTAGCAGTAGCGATGGGGATGAATGCCGAAGGAGGGAGTCAACAGTTTAATTTTGCGACGAAAGCAACCCATAGTCAGTTGTCAGAACAACTAGTTGTTCACAAGACGGGGCGTTTGCCACGTTTGAAGTATTTTTTACGGGCGGAGAGTTATTACAATTTAGCGAGTGAAATTGAAAAGCTAGCTGTTGGTGGCTATGGTGATAAAAGTTTACATCAGCAGTCGCATGGTGAAGGGGTGATGGCCTTAATTGAACACCGTTTTGAAGCGCAGGGGTTGTATTTCTTTGACGAGCCAGAAGCCGGCCTTTCACCAGCTAGACAGATGACCTTGTTGCGGGTCTTTGATGAGTTGTTGAAAGAAGGCAGTCAGTTAGTCGTTGCGACGCATTCACCGATTTTGCTTGCTCATCCAGAGGCGTTGATTTATCAGTTCGGGGAAGAGGGGATTAGTGAAGTGGGTTATCGCGAGACGTCTTGCTTTGACGATATGCGCGTTTTTATCGAAAATCCCGAACGAATGGTACATTATTTGCTAGAAGATTAG